Sequence from the Bacillus sp. es.036 genome:
CACCACGAAGCGTGAGCAGGTCCATTAATCTTTTTTGATCAATTGTCGATAGCGGCATCTCCCGAACATGCTGACGATAGCCCACGTAATTTTTTTCATATAAATAGCGGCGAAGCACAGCCGCGCGTTCTTCATTTCCAACGATCGATAGAAACAGCTCTTGAATAAAGCCAACGTGTCCAATAGCGATTTGGAAATCTTCAAGGCCAGCTTCTTCTAAAACAGCAGCCATTAACGCAATCACTTCCGCATCAGCACTAGTTGTCCGATCTCCGATTAACTCGACGCCGATTTGTTCAAATTCCGCTGGCTTGCCTCCTTCGTCTTCCTGTGCGCGAAACACGTTCGAATCATAAGCTAGACGAAGAGGGAAGGGCTCGTTCTTAAGACTTGAAGCTGCGACACGAGCAATCGGCGCCGTCATATCTGGTCTTAGGACAAGCGTATTGCCGCGCTGGTCAAGCAGTTTAAAAAGCTGCTGATCAAGAATAGCAGAAGCTTCTCCGACCGTTTCATAATATTCAAGTGTAGGAGTATTCATAAAACGATAGCCCCACCCTTCCGTAACACGCTGAATCTTTTCTCGAATGCTTGTTTTTAAGTCATATAGGACCGGTAGCGTATCGCGCATACCGAGTGGCTTCTCAAATACGAATGGTCTTGTCATTTTGTGCACCTCACATTTCCTTTAGTTCGCTAACATACTAACAAGATGAAGTTATTTGTAGTTTACACGCCTTTATTTTTTTCGTCAACCAATAAGGGGCATTATTCCCTTTACTCCTTTTCTGTACTCCAATGTGAATTACCTTTATTTTTTAGGTGATCTTAAAGAATGATGTCGATTTTTGGGTTTCTGTCTCATAATCGTGATGACTTCTTCGTAGATTGGGGTAATGACTATGAAAGAAACTTTCTTTTCCAATTAAGGAAATCTATAATGAGGAAAAGATTACAAAAAGAGAGGATGTGCCACGTGGTTAATAAAATTTTCTTTTTCCTCGTGATCATCGGCGTTCCCCTATCCGTTGCAGGAAGCCTTCTTCATTGGTCGCAAATTCTAATGTTTGTAGTCTACTGCTTAACCATTGTTTCTCTTGCCGCTTATATGGGAAGAGCAACCGAAAGTCTTGCCGTGATTTCAGGACCGCGGATTGGTGGATTGCTTAACGCTACCTTTGGAAATGCGGTTGAACTCATCATTTCCATTTTTGCATTAAGAGAAGGTTTAATTGAAATTGTGCTTGCTTCACTAACAGGATCAGTTCTAGGAAACCTGCTCCTTGTCGCTGGTTTGTCATTCTTCGTTGGAGGATTGAAGTTTAAAAGACAAAAGTTCAACGTCTATGATGCCAGGCACAACTCCGGACTGTTAATGTTTGGGGTGATCGTGGCCTTTGTTATTCCTGAAGTGTTCTCAATGGACATGAGTGACGCAGAAGCGATTTCATTAAGTACCGGCATATCCGTCATTCTTATCGTTCTTTACCTTGCTGCACTTTTCTTTAAGCTCGTGACCCATCGAGGTGTCTACCAGCACGTTTCTGATCAAGAAGGGAGCGATGGCGGCGGCAAACACGCCCACGAAGAACCTGAGTGGAGTCGTAAAAAAGCGATGCTTGTGCTAGCTCTGTCGACTGCTGCAGTGGCCTATGTATCAGAAAGTCTTGTGCATACGTTTGAAACAGTTGGCGATACATTTGGCTGGAGTGAATTATTCATCGGTGTGATCATTGTGGCCATTGTAGGAAATGCGGCTGAGCACGCTTCCGCTATCATCATGGCTTATAAAAATAAAATGGATGTGGCAGTTGAAATCGCAGTCGGTTCAACCCTACAAATCGCCATGTTTGTTGCGCCACTACTCGTCCTTCTCTCCCTGTTCTTTCCAGTTCAAATGCCACTTGTCTTTACGTTACCTGAGCTTGTGACAATGGTAACGGCCGTGCTGCTCACGATTGTCATCAGTAACGATGGCGAAACGAACTGGTTTGAAGGAGCGACGTTACTCGCTGCTTACTTAATTATGGGAATAGGATTTTATCTTCTTTAAACAAGAAGCCTGCAATTTGCGGGCTTTTTTGTTACAGTAACTGAGGGAAGATCTTCCGCATAACGTGTTAGAAATTGGACTTCACCCTCTTTTGGCTGATGGAATGTCCACCTAACGGATCGAACGAAAACGCAGAAAGTAGGCGAAAACATGATTCACCGTAAAACAAGTCGAGAAATTCAATTAATGAAAGAAGCTGGAGAGGTTCTTGCTGACTGCCACAAAGAACTTCGTAGCATTATTAAACCAGGTGTTACAACGAAACAAATTGATGATTTTGTTGAACTCTTTTTAGAGGAGCGCGGTGCGACACCAGAGCAAAAAGGCTATCAAGATTACCCATACGCCACATGTGCTTCTGTTAATGATGTCATTTGTCACGGATTCCCAGGATCAAGAAAACTTAAAGAAGGCGATATCGTTACAATCGACATGGTTGTGAACTTAAATGGCGCACTTGCTGATTCTGCATGGACGTATGCTGTTGGAGCGATCTCAGAAGAGAAGCAACATTTGCTTGAAGCGACGAAAAAGTCTCTTTACCTTGGCATTGAGCAAGCTGTCATTGGCAATCGCATTGGGGATATTGGCCATGCGATTCAAAAATATGCAGAAGCAGAAGGGTTTGGCGTTGTTCGAGATTTCACTGGACACGGCATTGGACCGACTCTTCACGAAGAACCGATGATTCCACATTTCGGTCAGCCCGGTACAGGCGCCAGACTGAAAGAAGGTATGGTGATTACAATTGAACCGATGCTAAACATTGGTAAACCATACAGCACGATTGACGAAGATGGCTGGACAGCTCGCACAGTGGATGGCTCTACATCCGCTCAGTATGAACATACGCTTGCAATTACAAAAGATGGCCCAGTTATTCTAACGGATCAGGGTGACGAGTAATCACAAGAAAGCCCGCAGCATCTGCTGCGGGCTTTTATATATCGTGCTTTGCTCGTTCTTCTTTCGTATAGATGACCTGCATCGGATTTCCACCAACAAAAGCCCCTGGTGGCACACTTTTATGAACAAGCGTCCCCGCTGATACGATGGCCCCATCACCAATCGTAATGCCTGGCAACAATGTACTATTCGCCCCAATCATCACCCGATCACCAATGACAACATCACCAAGGCGGTACTCATCAATCAAATATTCATGAGCTAATATCGTTGTATTGTAGCCAATAATGGAATTTTTTCCGACTGAAATCTTTTCCGGAAACATAATGTCCAGCATCACCATAAGGGCAAATGCCGTTTGGTCACCAATTTTCACACCTAGGAAGGTTTTATACAACCAATTCTTCATAGGAATAAAAGGAGTATATCGAGCGAGCTGGATCACAATAAAGTTCTTCACGACCTTCCAAAACGGAACGGTTTTATAAATTTGCCAGAGAGCATTGCTACCAGTAACGGGGTAACGCTCCGTGTTTCTCACTTGTCGGCTCCAGCAATCGAAAGAATTTCTCCCATATGATCAACCAGGTAATCTGGCTTAAATGAGGCAAGAAAGTCGCATCCTTTAATCGTCCAGGACACACCAACTGTCGTTACACCCGCATTTTGTCCAGCTAGAATATCATATTGGCTATCACCAACCATCAGCGTTTCTTCACGAACAGATCCTAGTTTGTTCATGGCAATTTCAAGTTGCTCTGGATGTGGTTTAGGATTTTCAACTTCATCAACTGTGATAACTACAGGAAAGAATTGATCAAGCTTTGTTAGCTTTAATCCCATTTCTACCGTGTTTCTCATTTTTGAAGTTACGATTGCTAGTTTATATCCTTTTTCAAATAACGTCTTCACTGTTTCAAACACGCCATCGAATTCCGTGACAAGGTGGTCGTGATTCGTAATATTATGATCACGATAAAAAGCGACCATTTCTTCTGCACGACTTTCATCATGCTTTGCAAATGTTAAGTAAAGCGGCTCTCCAATAAACTGTTTCAACTCTTCGTCACCATAACGGCCAGGATAAAAATGGTCAAATGTATGTCGAAATGAGGCCATAATTAAATCATTTGTATTAATCAATGTTCCGTCTAAATCAAATAAAAGAGTGTTAATACTCATACGATGGATCCTTTCTTTTTGAAGCATTTAGTTCACGACGTTTCCATATTACTGAGATGATTACCGTTAAAAGAATGGCTGTTACTAACCGAACGAGAAGCAACCAGATGACCGGTATCCCAAGTGGAATAAAAATAAGTGTATCCTCAATGACAGCATGACACGCCACGAGAAAAATAAACGCTAAATAAAGATCTCTCTTCTCAACACCATCTTCTTTTGCAGCCTGAATCATAACACCTGCTCCGTATGCAAGGCCAAATACAAGTCCTGCGGCAAGCGTTGTCGATGTGTTTTCTTTCATGCCAAGACTTCTCGTCACAGGAGCCATCCACCTTGAGAAAGTCGTAAGCCA
This genomic interval carries:
- a CDS encoding ATP phosphoribosyltransferase regulatory subunit, which produces MTRPFVFEKPLGMRDTLPVLYDLKTSIREKIQRVTEGWGYRFMNTPTLEYYETVGEASAILDQQLFKLLDQRGNTLVLRPDMTAPIARVAASSLKNEPFPLRLAYDSNVFRAQEDEGGKPAEFEQIGVELIGDRTTSADAEVIALMAAVLEEAGLEDFQIAIGHVGFIQELFLSIVGNEERAAVLRRYLYEKNYVGYRQHVREMPLSTIDQKRLMDLLTLRGDGSKLEEAIELLPNEAGERVLDELRTLLHTLKAYGVADQVKFDFTLVSHMSYYTGVVFEGYANNLGVPLSNGGRYDELLERFDRPAQATGFGIRLDHLAEALGVTDNERLPNAIIFSPERREEAIQQASERRTEGEKVVVQELSGITNLDAYSERFDNVTYLIGKNGKGM
- the cax gene encoding calcium/proton exchanger; this encodes MCHVVNKIFFFLVIIGVPLSVAGSLLHWSQILMFVVYCLTIVSLAAYMGRATESLAVISGPRIGGLLNATFGNAVELIISIFALREGLIEIVLASLTGSVLGNLLLVAGLSFFVGGLKFKRQKFNVYDARHNSGLLMFGVIVAFVIPEVFSMDMSDAEAISLSTGISVILIVLYLAALFFKLVTHRGVYQHVSDQEGSDGGGKHAHEEPEWSRKKAMLVLALSTAAVAYVSESLVHTFETVGDTFGWSELFIGVIIVAIVGNAAEHASAIIMAYKNKMDVAVEIAVGSTLQIAMFVAPLLVLLSLFFPVQMPLVFTLPELVTMVTAVLLTIVISNDGETNWFEGATLLAAYLIMGIGFYLL
- the map gene encoding type I methionyl aminopeptidase; this translates as MIHRKTSREIQLMKEAGEVLADCHKELRSIIKPGVTTKQIDDFVELFLEERGATPEQKGYQDYPYATCASVNDVICHGFPGSRKLKEGDIVTIDMVVNLNGALADSAWTYAVGAISEEKQHLLEATKKSLYLGIEQAVIGNRIGDIGHAIQKYAEAEGFGVVRDFTGHGIGPTLHEEPMIPHFGQPGTGARLKEGMVITIEPMLNIGKPYSTIDEDGWTARTVDGSTSAQYEHTLAITKDGPVILTDQGDE
- a CDS encoding acyltransferase — protein: MRNTERYPVTGSNALWQIYKTVPFWKVVKNFIVIQLARYTPFIPMKNWLYKTFLGVKIGDQTAFALMVMLDIMFPEKISVGKNSIIGYNTTILAHEYLIDEYRLGDVVIGDRVMIGANSTLLPGITIGDGAIVSAGTLVHKSVPPGAFVGGNPMQVIYTKEERAKHDI
- the ppaX gene encoding pyrophosphatase PpaX — protein: MSINTLLFDLDGTLINTNDLIMASFRHTFDHFYPGRYGDEELKQFIGEPLYLTFAKHDESRAEEMVAFYRDHNITNHDHLVTEFDGVFETVKTLFEKGYKLAIVTSKMRNTVEMGLKLTKLDQFFPVVITVDEVENPKPHPEQLEIAMNKLGSVREETLMVGDSQYDILAGQNAGVTTVGVSWTIKGCDFLASFKPDYLVDHMGEILSIAGADK